The Alosa alosa isolate M-15738 ecotype Scorff River chromosome 3, AALO_Geno_1.1, whole genome shotgun sequence nucleotide sequence acacacacacacacacacacacacacacacacacacacacacacacacacacacacacacacacacacacacacacacacacacacacacacacacacacacacacacacacacacacacacatacacacacacacacacacagacacatccacacacacaaccatttaAAAACACCTGCCAGGTGGAAATGGCCGTGAAGATGAGTCAGAGTGGACTGTCGAGGAAGAAGGATGAGAGTCTTGTTCCATCCTCCAGGCCAATTCAATGTCACGTCCCCAAACAGCATGACCTAAGCCAAGTATCTTAGGACTGCTATCCAAACCCATATTCTACAGTATAGGTTATGAAAAAAATCACTGCACAGAAATCCCCCTGCTCAATCAAAAGCATGTGCTGGTTGGTAGCAGTATTTTATATCATATTCTCTGAAAGTCACAATTGACCAATGCGCACTGCATTCAGTGAGTTTTATTTAGAGTGAACAAGTGTCTTTCACTTGAATGCTTCTTCATTTCTACTCTATCAGCAAGTCAGAAAATGGAATGACACatagtatgtttatgtttatgtatgaggaTATGTCCATGaacccccatgttcatgcccccagggtgtagcgctgtagctgccttgcTGCTTTAGCTGTTGAAATTAGCAACTTGAGCAGGTAAAACTGATTgttttcagggttttttttcaTAGGATTTCTCCTTTTAATCACCATAATGTAAAAACAAATCACATTAAGCACTTGTTATGGTCCTAGTTATCCACTGCCTTTGTGAAGTTTGTTGCTGTGGGTTTGATTTGCATAACAAGAATGAAGAGAGTTGCTTGACCCCTCTTATGTAAATGCAGTGTGATAAATTACTGATTAGCTAAATGACCTCCTCCCTCACCTTCCATTGCTGTTGGTTGGAACCCGAAGTGAAAACCAATTTGTGTCTCAAAACTGAATACAACACACTACAATGCATTTGCAATTTTCTGCTAAATTTCGCAAACAGATAGCCTACCCAAACAGCTGTGCACCTAAAATAATTCACTGGTGACATTAAACGTAGAGCCAAACCCACTGGAGTGTTCTCCTCTCTGCACCACCAGTAAGTAAGGATGTGAAATGGTGGCACATGCTGAAGTATTTATTATTTTGCTAAGGAGACCTTGATGGGCAATGTTACACACAAAGTGTTTTGTATGTGGAGGATATGTGTCTACTGTATCTCAGTGTGGAGAAGAAGGCAggaaagaaagggggaggagagagagtgaaaggaaggagggaagaggagaagagggaatgttgaggaaaggagagatggaacagaggatgagatgagaggaagacagagagcaacttgaggaggagagagcaaggggaagagaagggaaaggagagggagagagagaagagagagagagagtgcaggagaggagagaggagaagagggagagagagtgcagtacaggagagaggagaagagggagagagagtgcaggagaggagagagagaagagggagagggagatgaagggaaggagagggagtggaagaggagaggagtggaagaggagaggagtgtgaggaCGAGTGATGGCTCTGGGGTTTCTGTCAGCTGTAAATcagtggggagggggtgtcatCACTTCACTAATTTCACTAGTCTCATCTTACTCTCGCATTCCTGACTatttatatttctctctctctctctctctctccatgtgcaTTTGGATAGTGAATGTGTAGTATAGGAAGTAGATGGGCTTTCTGAGCTCCAATTTGCATATAAAGTATTTCAAGATATTTGCATCACTCTATCTTTGAAATGAAACTCTTGAACTGGTTTAGGTGTCAGTTTAGGTAAATTGCTTTCTATTAATCAATATCAATATTAACATAGAATTCAGGGAAAGACAttttttacataggctactcaatctCAGAGCAGGATGGATCGCAGACAGGCTGACACacagaagagacagacagaaaaaccgacacacacacacacacacaagctcatcaTTGTTTGCctcctttcgtgagacagaGGTCGCAGTGCATCTTGTACGTCCCATACATACTGTAGACGCAAAATGAGGTAATCTATCTGCATGCAAATACCCCACGTGTTCCTCCGCCCGCAGAACGTCCCTAGCGCTTATCCCTCCGGGTCCCTCACAAAGTGTCACCTCACTCACCGCTGGAGTGCAGAGCAGGATTAGGAGAAGTGAATGGGCGCTAGATGGAAGGAGAGTGTGACGTGCGTCGACTTAATTCCGCTCGCCAGACAGGACGGCGTTATCTTATTCTCTGGCAAACATGCGGAGACGAAACCAATACCACCCCAAATCACTGTAATTCTTCTAGATTTTTTCCAATTCGGATATGGAACTATTACTCTAATGTCCCAGATTCCAGGGGACATAGTCCCAGTGATTGTCATTGTCCTGAGATTTCCCATTTTTGATATAAATGGAATCTAGATTGGCATGAGAACATTCCACACTAGCATCTTTTGTTGCCCTCAGAAATGCATTGAATGGTTTTGAGGGATGACTACTTTGTACAgtgatgtaggctagtttagGCATACAGTATTGAAAAATATtgttatgataaaaaaaaaggttggcTTCTGTTGCATCTCATTTCACCctagtcacacacacgcgcacaaacacacccacacacgcacacacacacacacactcacacgtcacacacattTCTGACAAAGGCATTTCGAGGAACACAATGTAAAATACTcatacaaatatttattttgtacaaATGCAAGGTTGTGACCTGAAGACATATACCTCTTCCTTCAGTGTGTATTTGGGAGGAAAAAAAacgtaaaaaaaacattgaaaaacACTTCCTTTTGACAGTTGGTGAGGGAGCGATGATCAATGTGATCAGGATTGGCATAACATACATTCATACGTACATCTCACAAAACCCTTACATACATGTTAGCACGTATCCACAAAAGTGAAAAAGAGATCTACAgcacatacaaaaaaacaccAATTTCCATAATTAAAAACTCCAAATCTCAGACTGACATAATACTTTAACCATATAAAAGATAACTGCCATTGGTCAGTTCTTGGGGGTTTAATGCTTCTATTATGGGGTTGTTTaaacttaaaaaaacaatgaagtGCGTAAAACTAAAACATGTCATTTACACACTCCCTGTGGCATTGACTTATGCCAACAACTGTGAATAACGCAATAAAGCATGAACATCTTCACATGTAAAACAGCTGTGAACTTCCTATTGACAGGTAGGTGGCGCTTGTGGCCATGTTTTAGGCTCTGAAAGGGACTCGATGGAGAGCCTAATTTTCCATGGGTAGTCTTTTCCCCTCCCTGTTTCATTGTCCATTTAAGAATGAAAAGAAGTATAAAAGATTGGGGAATCATTAGTATTTCTCTTCATGCAGGGCTATAAAAATCTAATCAGAACAGGGGTGATAGATTAGGCCACACCCAACACTAGAAGTCCATCTTTCAAAGTTTCTTCCTTTTTATCATAAGAGCTGTTGAAGGATATATGTACACAAAACAGGCCTACGACTTCTTCTAAAACACCCACACCACTCAAAAGCACAACACTGTCCCGTGATCGCTTTTGGTcatactttctttcttttatcatTCCTCTCGTTTGACACAAAAGCAGCAGTCATTATAGCAGTAATGAGATTAGATTCATGCAgctccgctgtgtgtgtgtgtgtgtgtgtgtgtgtgtgtgtgtgcgtgtgtgtgtgtgtgtgtgtgtgtgtgtgtgtgtgtgtgcgtgcgtgtgtgtgtgtgtgtgtgtgtgcgtgtgtgtgtgtgtgcgtgcgtgcgcctgGTCCACTGCTCTGTGGTTATTTGATGGAGTGTTTAGAGTGGTTTTATAACCCCAGGGCTGTGTATTCACAGGGCCGGGCTCTGGTGTCTGCCGTCCTGATATgacgggtatgtgtgtgagagagagagagcactgaagACATGAGGCTtagagaaataaaataaaaaataataataaaataaaatgagcaGCAGCCAAGCGAAACTCAACTCCAAACGTATGAGGACACATAGAGGTTGTGGGAGGACTCTTTCATGAAAATTTCAAAGTATCCATTTCCCTTTGACATCACCACAGCGCCTCTTTTCAAGTGCAATCTCTGAACAGGCGGCTGTCAGCACTGCCACTTGATCaccacagagaaggagagagagggagagagagagggagagagagagaagaagaaaagaaatccCTCTCTAGTCTAGTCCCTCCCTTGTGTTCTTTACTGAGAGCAACGTAGAGCAGCAACAACACGTCCCTCAACACTCGTGGGCTTTGCGCGTGGGAGATGGCTCGCCACCATCTCCAGTGACCCGGCGACACAGCTGCTCTACCTGCTCAGACCACCGGGGCGGCTCCAGATGGGAAACGCCGGGCGATGTCCACGTCTCTCGaccccccaacccaccccctccctccccagccCTATCCACTATCTACAAGGCAATCTGCTTGGGTTCTTCACCTTGTGAGAAAGCTTCTCTGTACAAAGTGAGGGGGGTTAATAGGCTGTTCATGTAGGTGGCcatcagcttgtgtgtgtgtctgtgtgtgtgtgtgtgtgtgtgtgtgtgtgtgtgtgtgtgtgtgtgtgtgtgtgtgtgtgtgtgtgtgtgtgtgtgtaggggctcAGACTGAAGGGAGAGTGGATGGGGTCTGACATAGCAGGATTAGGAGTCTCCATCTAAACAAGCAGTGCTGGTTAAACTCTTGTGTCTGGTGATTAAACAGATAAAGGGGGTTAAACTcttgagcgagagagagagaggagagacagaaaaagagagagagagactcttcaGAATGAGAAGTGGGCCGTCCTGATTAGAATCTTAAATAGAGACCACAGGGGACGAGAGCAGCCAGAGTAAAAACAGAGTAAAAACAGAGTAAAAACAGagtaaaaacagagagaaaacagagggagaaaagaTGGATGATGGTGCAAACTGCACTGCCAAAACGGACACATCTGAAAATAACTGTCTGGACATTtaggattaaaaaaatattttttcccaaACATCTCACTTCATGAATCCAACCACAAAGCTATATATCATCTCTCTCATACGAGGGGTTTCGAACAGACAGAACAGTAAAAAAATCAATGAGAAACATGCTTGGCTCTGCTCAACCATATGTCTCTTTACAGAACCCCTCTTTAAGTCTCAAATCTCTTTCACAGAGAATAAGCAACAGACaccagacagtgagagagacattTTGGGTCCTTTTGAAATGATATTGTCCCCATTACCTTCTCAAATCAGAGATCAAAACTAAACTAAGCTATGAACAATAAAACTTTGGTTATAATCAGGAACAAACATGCTTCATGACATCTCTTATAGACGTATGATACAGGTATGATAGTTAGAATTGTTGGGGCTAAAACAGGAGTGTTTTATTAGAATGAGGCCTGCTAGCACGTGTGGCTAACAGGCCCGTAGTATTGAGAGGACCATATTATTATGTAATACAACAGGCTAGCATGTGTAACAGTGAGCAATGAGTGCATCATTTTTCTTGGTTACTGCTCAAGTAAAGTGCACAGGTATGTGCAGTGAGTCAGTGGTACAAACATGGAATTGGGTGTTCGAACAGAAACAGGATCTTGTTATTTTTACAAGAGAAATTACTCATTTTTTGAAGGGGCGGGGCGCCAAAGAGACTTTGTCCTGACATGCTATACGAACATCTGAGGATCCCTCAGCTAGGAACCTTCAGATCTGAAtttgaagaggaagaggacacttgATTTCATGATCAAAGAGAACAAAAATATGTGCAGTTAGGATGTGTATAAAACAAGGGGTTATAGTGttttcatatacacacatgtacagaaacagacacatactgtgtgcgtgtacatTGACTATAAgcataatttaaatatatacaaacatgtttcatgtttcatgaGAATCAGGAAATCTTGAATGATTGCTGCATGGGCTGTTTAGGTCAGGATATGTAATCAGAGATTGAGATCGAGAGTCATGTTGCTAGTCGACAGAGGCAGAACGCAAGCGCGCGTGCGTCGTTGTTGCTATGGCAACCCTGGGGGAGCACACCGAGGTAGCTAGACACCACGCCAGTAGACGGGAAGAGTAGCCTACGGAATCCTACGCCACTGTGTCCACATTCCAGATACCCCTACGGAAGGAAAGAGTgagcatacacacagagagaaaaacagaggacTAGATTGAAGGGTAGAACCAACACGTCGAcataaaagaggagaaaaagcagataaaaaattaaaatcaaACCAGAAAAGGATGATTCAAAATGAAGTGAAATGATATAAaagaacataaaaatgatagCCAAACACAGGCTACACCTCTTCCACAGTGTATAAAATTTAATTTAGTTTCCTGTTTCCACAAGTCCTGTTCCACTCATCATTTTATGTGTTTGGCTGAAAAGAgtccatagcacacacacacacacacacacacacacacacacacacacacacacaaacatgcacgcacgacacacatgcacgcacgtaagacacgcgcatgcacgcgcacacaaacacacacacatggcagcctcttgtgtgtgtgcacatctcaAAACAGCTACACAGCTCTTTCCTTATTTTTCTTGTGACTTTTTTTACATCCAATACATAAACTTTTTGTCTAAAcctataaaagaaaaaaatattcaaatgtgttttcatacatatttatatatatatattcatatatattataaaattgTGTGTAGATGAAAAAAGATGGTTTTTTttcctgcaaaaaaaaaataaaaaagaagaaaaaatacaaacagaaaaaacaaggcaaatgtaaaacaaaacaaaaacaaacaaaaaagaaaatacaaacatgGCCAAATAATCCAGTGTTCCTACACGGAGGTTTCCGACTGCAGCCGGAGCACGAACTTGTGGGACTTGGGGTCGATGAACTCCTCGGAGAGCTTGATGTAGGGGATGGCCTTGGTGGTGACCACCAGGCTGAAGTCTATGCACTTGAGCAGGAAGGCCGTGCCGTCCCTCAGGCTGCTCGTCACGGACGCCTCGCTCACCAGCGTCCACTGGCTGGCCATCCAGCGCTCACGCCCGTActgcagcgtcgggcctggggTCAGGTAGCTCTCCAGGAACGCCTGCGAGAGGGGACGAAGAGTTGGGGGTCATTAAAAGGTCATTTAAGTATTCATTAAATattaaactatttatttgttatgCATCCTTTTAGATGGGCCATTAAAGGTCATGTAAGGAATACTTTATATTGTCTTGTGGCCTTTTATTTATGTGCTTTTTATTGATAATTTATTCAACCAGGGTAGTCATGTTGAGAGCCCTGGCCAACAAAGGCAGCAAGCACCATGCCAGAAAGAATgtgaaagaagaggaggatgttTGGTGAAAAACAACTTTGTTCTAGGCTAATAAGACAGGATCAGACTGCAGTAACCTTTGATCCAGTGCAAGGTTTAGCTCTCCTGACACGGCTgagagaagggaagggaggggaggggaggggagtggaggattACAGGGTGGAGGTGAAGTGAACATGGGACTGAGGTTAGCTGGAGACAGTCTCTAACGCTACAGTAGATCACCATCAACAGTCCTATTTACTGTACATGGGTTTCATCGGGGGAAATATGATCTGAATCTGGGTGAGAGTAATCACAGTATCAATTCAAACATGTAAAACCAACACTGGTTAACAACGACATGGATGTGCAGAAGTTAGGGATGTGTCtgtagaagcattgcatagcatTGGTGGCGTTTGATTAGGGTATGGGTCtgtagaagcattgcatagcatTGGTGGCGTATGATTAGGGTATGTGTCtgtagaagcattgcatagcatTGGTGGCGTATGATTAGGGTATGTGTCtgtagaagcattgcatagcatTGGTGGCGTATGATTAGGGTATGGGTCtgtagaagcattgcatagcatTGGTGGCGTTTGATTTCCATGTGTCCACCACACATCTTATCCTGACCTCAAGAACACAAGGTCAAATTTAGGGTGGTACTCCCGTCCCCTAATACCACATCATTAGCCCATGATCCCACACTCCACTGCCcatgctctccacacacacacaccttgggcaTGTCAACTCTCCtcaaacacaacaccacacccggacacacacaccccttgggCGTCGTCATATCAACTTCCCTGTGACAAgagcattaaacacacacacacacacgcacacacgcacaaacacacacacgcaaacacacaaacacacatgcacacacacacacacatacgcgcacacgcacacacaaacacacacacaacacacacacacacaaacacacacacacaaacacacaaaaacacacacacacgtgcacacacaccttgggCGTCATGTTGTTGGTGATGCAGAAGGCCAGGTGTTTCTGGATGCTCTCCATGCTGTGGCAGTGCTGCTGGCGCGTGGTCCTGGTCCTCGGCCATGGCCAGTCTTCTGGTCCATCAGCTGGGCGGCTTCTCTTCTTCAGCTCCTCTCCCATGGCCTCACGTGGGAACGCCTCCTCTAAGCCACCACCAGCCTGGGAGGGAATCACACAGATATGGATTAGAAGGAAGACAGAACTTAGGATAAGTATTTGAAAAGCTGATTGAAAAGACAGCAATAGATGTAGACTTTTTACTTATGGTATATAGTGAGCATTTCTTTGCTTTAAAATTATTTGAATTGAGAGATGATTAGGTTCCAGTCACAATGGATATATAATTATTTCACAAAGTAGCACATTGTTCAGATTCAGATTGTATTTACTTGTATTCACTTTTCGACGTCCTGGAAAATGTAGCAATGAAGCATAGAAAGAagataaataaagaaattgagAGAGGCGTAAAACTAAATGCTCAATAAGCCATAACCTTATAATAAGCAATAAAGCAGACAGGAAGAGGATTAAATCATCAGTGCAGTCATGAAAtcatacacatcaacacacacatacatacatgcacagacacacacacacacatacacacacacacacacacacacacacacactccctcagtcactcacacaggGGCTGACAaacacaaagtcacacacatgcacacagtgacacaccacacacagttaaacacacacacacaatatacacacacttactgaaacacacacacacacacacacacacacactgggcgtCATGTTGTTGGTGATACAGAAGACCAGGTGTTTCTGGATGCTCTCCATGCTGTGGCAGTGCTGCTGGTAGCGATAATGGTCCTCAGGAGTACTTCTACGGCCAGCGCCATGGGCAGAGAAAATGGCCTCGCGCTCAGCGGGTCCATCCCCACCCTCGCCAGCGGCTTCTtcagctcctcctcctgcatGCGCCTCACGTGCGTGAACGCCTCCTCTACCGCCACCACCAGCCTGGGAGTGGGAATCACACAGATATGGATTAGGAAGGAAGACAGAACTTAGGATAAGTATTTGAAAAGCTGATTGAAAAGACAGCAATAGATGTAGACTTTACTTATGGTATAGTGAGCATTTCTTGCTTTAAATTATTTGAATTGAGATGATTAGGTTCCAGTCACAATGGATATATAATTATTTCACAAAGTAGCACATTGTTCAGATTCAGATTGTATTTACTTGTATTCACTTTTAAAACGTCCTGGAAATGCGTGAGCATGAAGAagataaataaagaaattgagAGAGGCGTAAAACTAAATGCTCAATAAGCCATAACCTTATAATAAGCAATAAAGCAGACAGGAAGAGGATTAAATCATCAGTGCAGTCATGAAAtcatacacatcaacacacacatacatacatgcacagacacacacacgcacacacatacacacacacacacacacacacacactccctcagtcactcacacaggGGCTGACAaacacaaagtcacacacatgcacacagtgacacaccacacacagttaaacacagttacacacaatatacacacacttactgaaacacacacacacacacacacacacacacacacacacacacaggggctgacaaacacaaagtcacacacatgcacacagtgacacaccacacacagctacacacaacatacacacacttactcattcaaacacacacacacacacacacacacacacacacacacacacttactcaaacacacacacatacacactcggtCCTTTCACCTGGCTTTCCGTTTCCTCACGCGTCTCTCGTGGTCAGCCTCCTCGTAGTACAGCTCGTTGTGACTCGTGTCTCGCCTCCTGGCCGCTGCGGCGATCATGGCCCGAGACTGACCCGCTGTGGCGTTATTTCCAGGGCCTGCACAGGGAAGAGGACACAGTGCATCATGGGAATGCATTCCCTAATTCATCATGACATGGCAGAACGACAAGCAGGCCCTGAGTCAGCAGAACTGTCCTGTTTGAAGCAGGGATGGAGGTTATTCTAATAGCATAGCTAATGTCCTCAAGTGAGTCTGGTGTATTTACACTACAGTATACAACTCCATTAGCAATGGGCACAGATCAAATGCACTCTGGGCTCTGAGTCCATGCTGCAGCTGCGTGAGGCGTTGGCTTGTGGTCTAATAAATATACAGAGAGGGAtgtgagtgtggatgtgtggataCTCAGGCTTTGACTTGAGGAGTTAGCTTGTACCTGCTAGGAGAGTGTGTAGATACTCAGGCTTTGACTTGAGGAGTTAGCTTGTACAGTACCTGCTAGGTTAGTGTGTGGATACTCAAGCTTTTTGTACCTACAAGGCCACACCCAGGAGTAGCGTCAGAAGAAGTGACTTGTAGGACTAGTCtgtcaggcatgtgtgtgtgtgtgagtgtgtgtgtgtgtgagtgggtgtatgtgtgtgtttgtgtgtgtgtttgtatatgtgtgtatgagtgtgtgtgtgtgtctgtgtgtgtgtgtgtgtgtgtgtgtgtgtgtgtgtgtgtgtgtgtgtgtgtgtgtgtgtgtgtgtgtgttcgcaggTTCAGTCTAACCTAGTTCTGAGTCTCCTCCCCTATCCTGTCCCTTATATTCCCCATTGTTTGTCGTGTCAGGTGGCTATTTATAACCAAAACAGCCCATCCTGTACTGCTGGGGAAGCATGTGCCAACAGACGTGGAAAAACTCATCATGGTGCGTTTGCTTTGGTCTGACCTCGCCCATTACTTTAACACtctgctgcaaacacacacacacacacacacacacacacacacacactgatccccCCCTGACCCACAGGGTCAGATAAGATAACAGGAAGCAGAAGGAGAAACTCAGTGAGGTCACTCCTCGCTAAGCGGCGGACTGGTCCATTTCACAACATAGGTGTCCATACAATGGACTGTTCCATTACAAACAATAGTAATCACTGTAACTCCATAAGTAGaaagttgtttgtgtgtgtgtgtgtgtgtgtgtgtgtgtgtgtgtgtgtgtgtgtgtaacagaacAGTGTGTGTAACAGTTATTCCAACTGGGCTATGATACAACTGGAATAGAAAGTACAATATACTTTCTGCACACAGCTTTCTAGGACACATTTGTGAAAAGGTCACACGGTATCAGCTTTGCATTGAGATAAAGTTCAAGATACTGG carries:
- the LOC125292313 gene encoding LOW QUALITY PROTEIN: vang-like protein 1 (The sequence of the model RefSeq protein was modified relative to this genomic sequence to represent the inferred CDS: deleted 1 base in 1 codon) → MITGERPPQSVTGTSEHSLSQEDIAYALTECRVEKTTFPIIPRNIGAVAGAAVQPVVGTGAEGPFILGSHWLPFNGQILDSQDENYQGIVQYAVSLVDALLFIHYLAIVLLELRQLQPCFCVCVTRSTDGETRHYNLGQLSIQRAALVILESYYKDFPVHNPALLTASKSRAAKHLAGLKVYNVDGPGNNATAGQSRAMIAAAARRRDTSHNELYYEEADHERRVRKRKARLVVAVEEAFTHVRRMQEEELKKPLARVGMDPLSARPFSLPMALALFKYFRTTRQQHCHSMESIQKHLAFCITNNMTPKAFLESYLTPGPTLQYGRERWMASQWTLVSEASVTSSLRDGTAFLLKCIDFSLVVTTKAIPYIKLSEEFIDPKSHKFVLRLQSETSV